A DNA window from Fodinibius sp. Rm-B-1B1-1 contains the following coding sequences:
- a CDS encoding heavy metal translocating P-type ATPase, protein MKQDHRDHQHDNDDDHKGHEGNADHSDHDHGDHGGHSHREHHKQMVQDFKFRFWWVLVLTLPILALSPMIQHFLGVEWKFSGDSWILAVLSSVVFFFGGWPFLSGLVDELKKKQPGMMTLIGLAISIAYFYSTAVVFGFEGDLLYWELSTLVGIMLLGHWVEMRSVLSASSALEELAELLPGQAHRVKEDGSTEDVPVEELKQGDRVLIKPGEKIPADGNVVKGESSVNEAMLTGESKPVDKAKGDEVIGGSVNEKGSLTIEISKTGDDSFLSQVMNLVEEAQQSKSRTQDLANRAAFWLTIVAISAGLITFGAWVFFTGQSFDFAMNRTVAVMVITCPHALGLAIPLVVSRSTSIAATNGFLIRDRAAFEQARNLDAVIFDKTGTLTEGTFTVTDILNFGNDFTDDEILKYAASLETNSEHPLAKGILEKADETWEPDEFNSITGKGIEGTVNRKSVKVVSPGYIREHELSYREEEVEEISSQGKTVVFVIIDDQLAGAIALGDEIRESSKHAINALHEMGIECIMLTGDNKQTAEYVAKELGIDQVFAEVLPDEKADKVKEVQNQGKLVAMTGDGVNDAPALATADVGIAIGAGSDVAVETGDIVLVKDNPEDVTALIKLSKATYRKMVQNLWWASGYNIGAIPLAAGALYTFGIILSPALGAILMSLSTVIVAINARFLKMET, encoded by the coding sequence ATGAAGCAGGATCACCGAGATCATCAGCATGACAACGACGATGATCATAAAGGTCATGAAGGAAACGCTGATCATAGCGATCACGATCACGGGGATCATGGCGGACACTCTCACCGCGAACACCACAAGCAGATGGTGCAAGATTTCAAGTTCCGTTTTTGGTGGGTACTTGTGCTGACCCTGCCCATCCTGGCGCTCTCTCCAATGATCCAACATTTTCTGGGGGTAGAATGGAAATTTTCCGGTGATTCCTGGATTCTCGCTGTACTGTCAAGCGTCGTCTTTTTCTTCGGCGGGTGGCCGTTCCTCAGCGGACTGGTGGATGAACTGAAGAAAAAGCAGCCCGGCATGATGACGCTGATCGGTTTGGCTATCTCCATCGCCTATTTTTACAGCACGGCCGTGGTGTTTGGGTTCGAAGGCGACCTGCTGTACTGGGAACTTTCTACTCTTGTTGGAATTATGTTGTTGGGCCACTGGGTGGAGATGCGCTCGGTATTAAGCGCATCCTCTGCGCTGGAAGAACTGGCGGAACTTTTACCCGGCCAGGCACATCGCGTGAAAGAGGACGGCTCCACAGAAGATGTGCCTGTCGAAGAATTGAAGCAAGGTGACAGAGTACTCATCAAACCGGGTGAGAAAATTCCTGCTGATGGCAACGTAGTGAAAGGAGAATCGAGTGTGAATGAAGCGATGCTCACCGGAGAATCGAAGCCGGTGGACAAGGCCAAAGGCGATGAAGTGATCGGCGGTTCGGTCAATGAAAAAGGTTCGCTAACGATCGAAATTTCCAAGACCGGCGATGACTCCTTTTTGTCCCAGGTTATGAATTTGGTAGAGGAGGCACAGCAAAGTAAATCCCGCACCCAGGATCTGGCGAATCGTGCGGCTTTCTGGCTGACCATTGTGGCCATTTCCGCCGGACTTATTACCTTTGGAGCCTGGGTGTTCTTCACCGGACAAAGTTTTGATTTTGCCATGAATCGCACCGTGGCTGTGATGGTCATTACCTGCCCCCATGCATTAGGCCTCGCTATCCCATTGGTTGTTTCCCGTTCCACCAGTATTGCCGCGACCAATGGATTTCTTATTCGTGATCGTGCCGCCTTTGAGCAGGCCCGAAACTTGGATGCCGTTATCTTCGACAAAACCGGAACGCTGACAGAAGGCACTTTCACTGTTACTGACATTCTCAATTTTGGAAATGATTTCACCGATGATGAGATCCTAAAATATGCTGCTTCGCTGGAAACCAATTCCGAGCACCCGCTGGCGAAGGGGATTCTTGAAAAAGCGGACGAGACTTGGGAACCGGACGAATTTAATTCCATCACCGGAAAAGGAATTGAAGGAACTGTGAATAGGAAGTCGGTAAAAGTGGTAAGTCCTGGTTATATCCGCGAGCATGAATTGAGTTACCGGGAAGAAGAGGTTGAGGAAATATCTTCGCAGGGAAAAACTGTGGTCTTTGTGATCATTGACGATCAACTGGCCGGAGCGATTGCGCTGGGTGATGAGATTCGAGAATCCTCCAAACATGCCATCAATGCCCTGCACGAGATGGGTATCGAATGCATCATGCTCACCGGGGATAACAAGCAGACTGCTGAATATGTTGCCAAAGAACTGGGCATCGATCAGGTGTTTGCTGAAGTGCTACCCGATGAAAAGGCCGATAAGGTAAAAGAAGTACAAAATCAGGGCAAGCTGGTTGCCATGACCGGCGATGGCGTAAATGACGCTCCCGCATTGGCAACGGCTGATGTGGGCATTGCCATTGGAGCTGGCTCGGATGTGGCGGTGGAAACCGGCGATATTGTGCTGGTGAAAGACAATCCCGAAGATGTGACGGCGCTCATCAAACTCTCCAAAGCGACCTACCGAAAAATGGTGCAGAACCTGTGGTGGGCATCGGGCTATAACATTGGAGCAATCCCGCTGGCGGCCGGGGCACTATATACCTTTGGCATTATCTTAAGTCCTGCGTTAGGCGCTATTTTGATGTCTTTGAGTACCGTGATTGTAGCGATTAATGCTCGATTCCTGAAGATGGAAACATAG
- a CDS encoding CPBP family intramembrane glutamic endopeptidase, with product MTNEENSLESTTNNTRQISSKELMLLSILSALTYLLIAFLIFQYIHDENVFTAFEHGYSPSFQLLIGILSGILAAGIIGFTIKRPPVADVLNDFYIVEAISKMNLTNFDRVQLSAFAGTGEELLFRGAIQPLLGNWVTSAIFIGIHGYFKFKSIGHIIFGVMMFSLSMMLGYLFEHAGLIAAMSAHAIYDVIMLQLVQKGKE from the coding sequence ATGACAAACGAAGAAAACAGCTTAGAGTCCACAACCAATAATACTCGACAAATATCGAGCAAGGAGTTAATGCTACTCTCCATTCTTTCAGCATTAACCTACCTTCTAATCGCTTTTCTTATTTTCCAATATATCCACGATGAAAACGTATTCACCGCTTTTGAACACGGCTACTCACCCAGCTTTCAACTTTTAATTGGGATACTATCCGGTATCTTAGCAGCGGGGATCATCGGATTTACCATTAAGCGTCCGCCGGTAGCCGACGTGCTTAATGATTTTTATATCGTAGAGGCAATTTCGAAAATGAATCTCACCAATTTTGACCGTGTTCAGCTATCAGCCTTTGCAGGAACTGGTGAAGAACTGCTTTTTCGCGGTGCCATTCAACCACTACTTGGCAACTGGGTAACTTCCGCTATTTTTATTGGCATCCACGGCTACTTTAAATTTAAATCTATCGGTCACATTATTTTTGGCGTGATGATGTTTAGCCTCAGCATGATGTTGGGATACCTTTTTGAACACGCTGGACTTATCGCTGCCATGAGTGCCCATGCTATTTATGACGTAATTATGTTGCAATTAGTACAAAAAGGTAAGGAATAA
- a CDS encoding M28 family metallopeptidase translates to MKRLLLFPLLFFFAFFQNAQAQDFTIDPQMYEIIDAVSADRLESDIRTLADFGTRHTMSDTTSSDRGIGAARRWIKQEFEKISEECGGCLEVKYQRTLVEADPDSRIDEDTWVVNVYAVLKGNTHPNNYVIMSGDIDSRASDIMDEEIDAPGANDNATGMAGAIELARVLSNYEFENSIILAGLSGEEQGLYGGGHMAEMAKEEGWNIIGVLNNDMIGNIEGVDGVIDNREFRIFSEPYSSQASERDLQMKRFYGGENDGISRQLARYIYETTELYMPQMDPMLIYRLDRFGRGGHHRPFNEAGFAGVRIMEAHENYTQQHQDIRTEDGIEYGDVIEHVNFEYAKKLTAVNALAMASLAKAPPAPKNVEIGGAVQPSTTLRWEKPDSDLIKGYKIYWRPTSESLWESQRYVGNVSEFTLENIVIDNYLFGVSAVGKNGHESVVSYPSGLIRD, encoded by the coding sequence ATGAAACGATTATTGCTCTTTCCACTACTTTTCTTCTTTGCGTTTTTTCAGAATGCTCAGGCACAGGATTTTACGATTGATCCCCAGATGTATGAAATTATTGATGCGGTAAGTGCTGATCGGTTGGAATCCGATATTCGAACCCTGGCTGATTTTGGGACGCGCCATACGATGTCGGATACTACTTCATCCGATCGTGGCATTGGCGCTGCTCGTAGATGGATTAAACAGGAATTTGAAAAAATTAGCGAAGAGTGCGGCGGTTGCCTTGAGGTTAAATATCAGCGTACCCTTGTGGAGGCTGATCCCGACAGTCGCATTGATGAAGATACGTGGGTGGTAAACGTGTACGCCGTGCTGAAAGGTAATACGCATCCCAATAACTACGTGATTATGAGTGGGGATATAGACAGCCGTGCCTCTGATATTATGGATGAAGAAATTGATGCACCGGGCGCCAATGATAATGCTACTGGAATGGCGGGGGCTATCGAACTCGCACGGGTGCTATCCAATTATGAGTTTGAAAACAGCATTATTTTGGCCGGGCTTTCGGGCGAAGAACAGGGGCTTTATGGCGGAGGTCATATGGCTGAGATGGCCAAAGAAGAAGGATGGAACATCATCGGCGTTCTCAATAATGATATGATCGGAAATATTGAGGGCGTTGATGGGGTAATTGATAATCGTGAATTTCGCATCTTCTCAGAGCCTTATTCTTCTCAGGCCTCTGAGCGTGATCTACAGATGAAGCGTTTTTACGGTGGAGAAAATGATGGCATTTCGCGACAGTTAGCACGCTATATTTACGAAACCACTGAGCTTTATATGCCACAGATGGATCCGATGCTGATTTATCGTTTGGATCGTTTTGGCCGTGGCGGGCATCATCGCCCATTTAACGAAGCCGGATTTGCCGGTGTTCGAATTATGGAGGCCCATGAAAATTATACGCAGCAGCATCAGGATATCCGCACCGAAGATGGTATTGAATATGGGGACGTAATTGAGCACGTTAATTTCGAATATGCCAAGAAATTAACAGCTGTGAATGCGCTTGCTATGGCCTCATTAGCCAAAGCTCCACCTGCGCCCAAAAATGTTGAAATTGGCGGCGCAGTTCAGCCGTCAACGACGTTGCGTTGGGAAAAACCTGATAGTGACCTCATTAAGGGGTATAAAATTTATTGGCGGCCAACATCTGAATCTCTTTGGGAAAGTCAGCGATATGTAGGAAATGTGAGTGAATTTACACTCGAAAATATTGTCATTGA